A window of Haliscomenobacter hydrossis DSM 1100 contains these coding sequences:
- a CDS encoding DUF1593 domain-containing protein, translating into MFKTHPTFSRFALLLLLLLQTITIFAQNPPQKHRVLVLTDIENEPDDAMSMVRFLTYTNQWDVEGLLATTSTHLRNKTAAWRIRQIVRAYGQVRNNLLQHEKGYPDTTHLLSIIKDGLPTYGMTGVGAGKDSEGSDWIIKVVDKNDARPVYVSIWGGANCLAQALWKVRMTRTPVELEKFVAKLRVYTISDQDDTGPWIRKNFPGLHYVVSPGYYERGAYHYATWSGISGDKLNNFGGADFNIVDNPWLDENIRKNHGPLGAQHPHTEYLMEGDTPSFFNLIENGLSNPEHPDWGGWGGRYEYYLPRTQKWFNEPETRPIWTDAEDEVIGNDGKMHTSNKASIWRWRQAYQFDFAARMDWCIKPYKDANHPPVVVLGHANTLSVKSGEKVNLSAEGSKDPDGNALSYEWIYYREVGTYESSRPLQINDHTSKTASFTAPNVTQPETVHIVLAVTDNGMPALTRYQRVIVTVFPK; encoded by the coding sequence ATGTTTAAAACCCATCCTACCTTCAGCCGTTTTGCACTTTTGCTACTGCTTTTGCTGCAAACCATCACCATTTTCGCCCAAAACCCTCCCCAAAAACACCGGGTTTTGGTGCTCACTGACATCGAAAACGAGCCCGACGACGCCATGTCTATGGTGCGTTTTCTGACTTATACCAACCAATGGGATGTCGAAGGTCTATTGGCCACAACTTCCACCCATCTGCGCAATAAAACGGCGGCCTGGCGCATTCGCCAAATCGTAAGGGCTTATGGGCAGGTGCGGAATAATCTTTTACAGCATGAAAAAGGTTATCCCGATACCACTCATTTATTGAGTATCATCAAAGATGGTTTACCAACTTATGGCATGACTGGCGTAGGTGCGGGTAAAGATTCAGAAGGCTCGGATTGGATCATCAAAGTGGTCGATAAAAACGATGCCCGCCCGGTTTATGTCTCCATTTGGGGCGGAGCGAACTGTTTGGCACAGGCACTTTGGAAAGTCCGCATGACGCGCACGCCTGTCGAATTGGAGAAATTTGTGGCAAAGCTCAGGGTCTACACCATCTCCGACCAGGACGATACCGGTCCCTGGATTCGCAAAAATTTCCCGGGCCTGCATTACGTCGTTAGCCCCGGCTATTACGAACGTGGCGCATACCACTATGCCACCTGGAGTGGCATCAGCGGCGACAAACTGAACAACTTTGGCGGCGCGGATTTCAACATTGTGGACAATCCCTGGCTCGATGAAAACATCCGCAAAAATCATGGGCCTTTGGGTGCCCAACACCCCCATACGGAATATTTGATGGAGGGCGACACACCCAGTTTTTTCAACCTGATTGAAAATGGTTTGAGCAACCCCGAACATCCCGATTGGGGCGGCTGGGGTGGTCGTTACGAATATTACCTCCCACGCACCCAAAAGTGGTTCAATGAACCCGAAACCCGGCCGATTTGGACCGATGCGGAAGATGAAGTAATCGGCAACGATGGAAAAATGCATACCTCCAATAAAGCCAGCATCTGGCGTTGGCGACAAGCCTACCAATTCGATTTTGCTGCCCGCATGGATTGGTGTATAAAGCCGTACAAGGATGCCAACCATCCGCCCGTGGTGGTTTTGGGTCATGCCAATACTTTATCCGTAAAAAGTGGGGAAAAAGTAAACCTTAGCGCCGAAGGCTCCAAAGACCCGGATGGCAATGCCTTGAGTTACGAATGGATTTATTACCGGGAAGTGGGGACGTATGAAAGCAGTCGCCCTCTACAGATCAACGACCATACATCCAAGACCGCCTCGTTCACTGCTCCAAATGTCACTCAACCCGAAACAGTGCACATTGTTCTGGCTGTGACGGATAATGGAATGCCTGCTTTGACACGGTACCAGCGGGTGATTGTAACGGTGTTTCCGAAATGA
- a CDS encoding DUF3592 domain-containing protein, protein MEILNSISPYFSFLAFIGTYLLILANDRSHLVGRVKKRGIQTEGTVVELHQNPGPLFSKTSGEGVAPVVDFTTNGGTHRHYSTHYETPSPYQVGQKVQVWYYFYKSKREVTLADEDGGTLPQTFYRWGIVFCALGYPFLLWRLMLLVG, encoded by the coding sequence ATGGAAATCTTAAACAGCATCAGCCCGTATTTTTCCTTTTTAGCATTCATTGGCACCTATCTTTTGATTCTCGCTAACGATCGCTCACACCTGGTTGGGCGCGTCAAGAAGCGAGGCATCCAAACCGAAGGAACCGTCGTAGAACTGCACCAGAATCCTGGCCCCTTGTTCAGCAAAACTTCTGGAGAAGGTGTGGCTCCTGTAGTAGATTTTACCACCAACGGGGGCACTCACCGCCACTACTCGACCCATTATGAGACGCCCAGCCCTTATCAAGTGGGGCAAAAAGTACAGGTATGGTACTATTTCTACAAGTCAAAACGCGAGGTAACCTTAGCCGATGAAGATGGCGGTACTTTACCTCAAACCTTCTACCGCTGGGGAATTGTGTTTTGCGCATTGGGTTATCCTTTTTTGCTTTGGAGATTGATGTTGTTGGTTGGCTGA
- a CDS encoding alpha/beta hydrolase-fold protein has product MKKALVLLALCILCNAGLNAQKVIQLYEGKPKGSENWTWSEQTSTMFNTEVVYNVVQPTITAYLPHPQNANGTAVIVAPGGAFHTLSINSEGIDVAKWLNSKGVAAFVLKYRVARSFTNDPMRELMGKMGDFKKLDEENAPIIPLATADGLTAMKYVREHAKEMNINPERIGFMGFSAGGTLTMSVVYTATDETRPNFVAPIYPYENAILGSEIPKAKTPIFVAVAGDDQLGFMPHSINIYKKWFEAKQPAELHIYEKGGHGFGMRKQGLPTDTWYERFGEWLKLQGLLPPPPPMANANPFQRPPSPNDTLSSVKVLPDGKIRFSMYAPNAHEVSVSGDYAPTFGANKLSKDYSGVWTYTSDFVVKPDVYTYDFTVDGLKIFDPKNAQYKESNSGFSNVYEVSGAENDFQTLKNVPHGRIEKLNYVSSALGGITRRLHVYLPPNYDKVKTPLPVLYLLHGGGDNDASWTTVGRANLILDNLYAAGKLKDMIVVMPAGHTPKAALAMGAGPDQDPFCQDLVKDIIPFIESNFKVSPKREHRAIAGLSMGGVQTLNLALWYPEKFSYVYPMSTGYFPPVIKELEEKYSSVLKNPAINQFKLFTIGAGKGDALVMQNNKNTMDLFTKMGIKFNYVETEGSHTFLVWRRNLAYIAPLLFR; this is encoded by the coding sequence ATGAAAAAAGCATTGGTCCTACTCGCGTTGTGCATCTTGTGCAACGCTGGCTTGAATGCCCAAAAAGTCATTCAACTCTACGAAGGCAAACCCAAAGGTTCCGAAAACTGGACCTGGAGCGAACAAACGAGCACCATGTTTAACACGGAGGTCGTCTACAACGTAGTGCAACCCACCATTACTGCCTACCTTCCCCATCCACAAAACGCCAATGGCACCGCCGTCATCGTCGCACCTGGTGGTGCCTTCCATACCTTGAGCATCAACAGCGAGGGAATCGATGTTGCCAAATGGCTCAACAGCAAAGGCGTGGCCGCTTTTGTACTGAAATACCGGGTGGCCCGCAGTTTTACCAATGATCCGATGCGTGAACTCATGGGTAAAATGGGCGATTTTAAGAAGCTCGACGAAGAAAACGCCCCGATCATTCCCCTGGCAACTGCCGATGGGCTAACCGCCATGAAGTACGTGCGGGAACACGCCAAAGAAATGAACATCAACCCCGAGCGCATCGGGTTCATGGGTTTTTCAGCCGGTGGAACCCTGACCATGTCGGTGGTGTATACCGCCACAGATGAAACCCGACCCAACTTCGTAGCCCCCATTTATCCCTACGAAAATGCCATTCTGGGCTCGGAAATACCCAAAGCCAAAACCCCCATTTTTGTAGCCGTCGCGGGCGATGACCAATTGGGCTTTATGCCCCACAGCATCAACATCTACAAAAAATGGTTTGAGGCCAAACAACCCGCTGAACTGCACATTTACGAAAAAGGTGGCCATGGCTTTGGCATGCGCAAGCAAGGTTTGCCTACTGACACCTGGTACGAACGATTTGGCGAATGGTTGAAGCTGCAAGGCTTGTTGCCCCCTCCCCCACCCATGGCCAATGCCAATCCTTTTCAACGCCCGCCCAGTCCGAACGATACACTCAGCTCAGTAAAAGTACTGCCGGATGGTAAAATCCGCTTCAGCATGTACGCACCCAATGCGCATGAGGTCAGCGTTTCGGGGGATTATGCGCCGACATTTGGTGCCAACAAATTGAGCAAAGATTATTCCGGCGTCTGGACGTACACCTCTGATTTTGTGGTGAAGCCGGATGTGTACACTTATGATTTTACCGTAGATGGCCTCAAAATTTTTGATCCAAAAAATGCCCAATACAAAGAAAGCAACAGTGGTTTTTCCAACGTATACGAGGTTTCCGGGGCGGAAAATGATTTCCAGACCTTAAAAAATGTACCGCATGGGCGCATTGAAAAACTGAACTACGTTTCCAGTGCTTTGGGAGGCATCACCCGCCGTTTGCATGTGTACCTGCCCCCCAATTACGACAAAGTCAAAACGCCACTCCCTGTGCTGTACCTCCTCCACGGCGGCGGCGACAACGACGCTTCCTGGACGACAGTTGGCCGCGCCAATCTAATCCTCGACAACCTGTACGCAGCCGGCAAACTCAAGGACATGATCGTGGTCATGCCAGCCGGCCATACACCCAAAGCGGCTTTGGCCATGGGTGCTGGCCCCGACCAAGACCCTTTTTGCCAGGATCTAGTCAAAGACATCATTCCTTTTATTGAAAGCAATTTCAAAGTTTCGCCCAAACGAGAGCATCGAGCGATTGCAGGTTTGTCGATGGGCGGTGTTCAGACCTTGAATCTGGCGTTGTGGTACCCTGAAAAATTCAGCTACGTGTATCCGATGAGCACGGGTTATTTTCCTCCTGTAATCAAAGAACTGGAGGAGAAATACAGCAGCGTGCTGAAAAACCCTGCTATCAATCAGTTCAAACTGTTCACCATTGGTGCAGGCAAAGGGGACGCGCTGGTGATGCAAAACAACAAAAACACGATGGATCTCTTTACCAAGATGGGCATCAAATTCAACTACGTAGAAACCGAAGGAAGTCATACTTTTTTGGTGTGGAGGCGGAATTTGGCGTACATCGCGCCTTTGTTGTTCAGATGA
- a CDS encoding alpha-L-rhamnosidase has protein sequence MKKFLFAFFSFFVCFLNAQVSLINLKTNYLNTPLGTDLPTPQFSWQMTAPTSSHGVTQKAFRILVKNEKSLKVWDSGKVTSTQAHAIQYAGEALKPSTRYTWVLHVWDNKGKLIKSSSWFETGLMDPSEKAWSGAQWIGGGAADDVFYPHYLSVFKFSFAVQLDKNTGSTKAAFVFGANDTRLSNRYLNLMGVEKGKNESYVALELDISGLNDSPDSKAKLHIFRVGYTTNDKADVPFQSLTIPQSIINQQNKYNQHQIYAECNFGLFEFYINGTDNAHKIALPGPEPASPFASRGLNLNPVGSGNNFISFPMLADMGFKTEVGQTAFFSDLNVRNFRFPSNAIFEDTNNQLLRNIAKENGAYKFSGNMLVTADASRNATPMLRTAFQTKPNIKKARLYVTARGIYEVYLNGKRVSEEYFNPGLTQYNKHHQYQTYDVTQTLIAGKENALGAWLSEGWWSGNITYSGESWNFFGDRQSLLAKMVITYADGSEQIISSNPKDWKLFTDGPVRYGSYFQGEVYDAQKEAAIQGWTTAGFDDTAWKSASVVPLEGNAYLGTFTERGRTTTFDYKHFKLIGNMDENVKIVKTLTARSVKEVRPKVYVYDMGQNMVGIPQISIKNGQKGQVINLRFAEITYPALPDYKGNEGMIMLENIRAALTQDRYILKGGDEVIQPRFTFHGYQYLEITGVDAAIPIENVKGLVLSSVHELASYYETNNPLVNKLWENITWSLRSNFLSIPTDCPQRNERMGWSGDISVFSKAATYLADAPMFLRRHLLAMRDIQAENGRFTDVAPVGGGFGGTLWGSAGITVAWETYRQYGDIQLLQEHYPAMKRYVDFLETKIDPQTGILNEGPLGDWLSPEGNKNDNTLFWMSYYAYDLDILSQMAQALGKTADVTELNKRSANIKAKTNAVYLNEAGKTVKSGLKTGFMGAPNESDSRTQSEKGNLMDTQASYAIPLDLDIFNTTNKSKALENLKTTITRNNLDDAGVNRPEYSLMTGFIGTASISEALSENGADDLAYKLLTNKQYPSWLYSVVNGSSSIWERLNSYTVENGFGGNNSMNSFNHYSFGAVAAWMYNYSLGIQRDPVVPAFKSFILQPTPDPNGEITSASGYYESMYGRIVSSWKMDKGKLTYICSVPPNSSATLYLPAKSISQITESGQSISKWAGVTVSGTKVMIPLSSGVYEFVVQ, from the coding sequence ATGAAAAAGTTCCTTTTCGCATTTTTCAGCTTCTTCGTTTGCTTTTTAAATGCTCAGGTCAGCCTGATAAACCTGAAAACCAATTATCTAAATACTCCTCTCGGCACTGACCTCCCCACCCCCCAGTTCTCCTGGCAAATGACCGCCCCAACCAGTAGCCATGGCGTAACGCAAAAAGCCTTCCGGATTTTGGTGAAAAACGAAAAAAGCCTTAAAGTTTGGGATTCCGGTAAAGTAACTTCCACTCAAGCACATGCGATTCAATACGCTGGAGAAGCCTTAAAGCCCAGCACCCGTTATACCTGGGTACTCCATGTTTGGGACAACAAAGGCAAGTTGATTAAATCCTCCTCCTGGTTTGAAACGGGACTGATGGATCCTTCGGAAAAAGCCTGGTCGGGTGCCCAATGGATTGGCGGAGGCGCGGCAGACGATGTTTTTTACCCGCACTATTTATCCGTTTTTAAATTCAGTTTTGCGGTTCAATTGGATAAAAATACGGGCTCGACCAAAGCGGCATTTGTCTTTGGGGCCAACGATACCCGCTTGTCCAACCGCTACCTCAACCTCATGGGGGTAGAAAAAGGCAAAAATGAAAGTTATGTCGCCCTGGAACTGGACATTTCCGGTTTGAATGATAGCCCCGACTCGAAAGCAAAACTCCATATTTTTCGGGTGGGTTATACTACCAACGACAAAGCTGATGTGCCTTTCCAGTCTTTGACCATCCCGCAAAGCATCATCAACCAGCAAAACAAATACAACCAGCACCAGATTTATGCGGAGTGTAACTTTGGCCTGTTCGAATTTTACATCAATGGCACCGACAATGCCCACAAAATTGCCTTACCTGGACCGGAGCCAGCTTCGCCCTTTGCCTCCAGAGGCCTGAATTTGAACCCCGTTGGTTCTGGTAATAACTTCATCAGCTTCCCCATGTTGGCCGATATGGGTTTTAAAACTGAAGTTGGTCAAACCGCCTTCTTCTCCGATCTAAACGTCAGAAATTTCCGCTTCCCCAGCAATGCGATTTTTGAAGACACCAACAATCAACTCTTAAGGAACATTGCCAAAGAAAACGGTGCCTATAAATTTTCTGGAAACATGCTGGTTACAGCCGATGCTTCCCGCAATGCCACCCCGATGTTGAGAACGGCTTTCCAAACCAAACCCAACATCAAAAAAGCCCGACTCTATGTCACTGCCCGAGGCATCTACGAGGTTTACCTGAATGGCAAAAGAGTAAGTGAGGAGTACTTCAATCCGGGGCTGACTCAATACAACAAGCACCACCAATACCAGACATATGATGTGACTCAAACCCTGATTGCTGGCAAAGAGAATGCCTTAGGCGCCTGGCTCAGCGAAGGTTGGTGGAGTGGAAACATCACCTACAGCGGCGAAAGCTGGAATTTTTTTGGTGACCGCCAATCCTTACTCGCCAAAATGGTCATCACTTATGCGGATGGCTCCGAACAAATCATCAGCTCCAATCCCAAAGACTGGAAACTGTTCACCGATGGCCCTGTTCGCTACGGGTCCTATTTCCAGGGTGAAGTATACGATGCCCAGAAAGAAGCGGCAATACAAGGCTGGACTACCGCAGGTTTTGATGACACGGCCTGGAAATCGGCCAGTGTAGTTCCGCTGGAAGGCAATGCCTACCTGGGCACCTTCACCGAAAGAGGCAGAACGACGACCTTTGATTACAAACATTTCAAGCTGATCGGCAACATGGACGAAAATGTGAAGATCGTCAAAACCCTCACCGCCCGCTCCGTAAAAGAAGTCCGACCGAAGGTATACGTCTATGATATGGGGCAAAACATGGTGGGTATCCCCCAAATTTCGATCAAAAATGGTCAAAAAGGCCAGGTGATCAACCTGCGTTTTGCAGAGATTACCTACCCCGCTTTGCCAGATTATAAGGGCAATGAAGGTATGATCATGTTGGAAAACATCCGCGCTGCTTTGACCCAAGACAGGTATATCCTCAAAGGTGGCGATGAGGTGATCCAACCCCGCTTTACCTTCCACGGCTACCAGTATTTGGAGATTACCGGAGTGGATGCGGCCATCCCAATCGAAAACGTAAAAGGCCTGGTGCTGAGTTCAGTCCATGAATTGGCTTCGTACTACGAAACCAACAACCCGCTGGTCAACAAACTCTGGGAAAACATTACCTGGTCGTTGAGAAGTAATTTCCTTTCTATCCCCACCGATTGCCCGCAGCGGAACGAACGGATGGGCTGGAGCGGCGATATTTCCGTATTTTCAAAAGCGGCCACCTACTTAGCCGATGCACCGATGTTTTTGCGCAGACACCTGCTGGCCATGCGGGATATTCAGGCCGAAAATGGCCGCTTTACCGATGTGGCTCCTGTAGGGGGTGGTTTTGGCGGCACCCTCTGGGGCAGTGCGGGCATTACCGTAGCCTGGGAAACTTACCGCCAGTATGGCGATATCCAGCTGTTGCAAGAACATTACCCGGCAATGAAGCGCTACGTAGATTTTCTGGAAACGAAAATTGATCCTCAAACTGGAATCCTCAACGAAGGCCCACTGGGCGACTGGTTGAGTCCAGAGGGCAACAAAAACGACAATACCCTCTTCTGGATGTCCTATTATGCCTACGATTTGGACATTTTAAGCCAGATGGCTCAGGCGCTGGGCAAAACCGCAGATGTTACAGAATTAAACAAACGCAGCGCAAACATCAAGGCCAAAACCAATGCGGTGTACTTGAATGAAGCGGGTAAAACTGTAAAATCTGGCCTAAAAACCGGGTTCATGGGCGCACCCAACGAAAGTGATAGCCGTACCCAGTCTGAAAAAGGCAACCTCATGGATACCCAGGCCTCTTACGCCATTCCGCTGGACCTGGACATCTTCAATACCACCAACAAATCCAAGGCACTTGAAAATTTAAAAACAACCATTACCAGAAACAACCTGGATGATGCTGGGGTAAACCGTCCTGAATATTCCCTGATGACCGGCTTCATCGGTACCGCTTCGATCAGTGAAGCGCTTTCCGAAAATGGCGCCGACGATTTGGCTTACAAACTGTTGACCAACAAGCAATATCCCTCCTGGTTGTATTCAGTAGTCAATGGTTCTTCCTCCATCTGGGAACGACTCAACAGCTATACCGTAGAAAATGGATTCGGCGGAAACAACAGCATGAACTCCTTCAACCATTATTCGTTCGGAGCAGTGGCTGCCTGGATGTACAATTACTCGTTGGGCATTCAAAGAGACCCTGTGGTACCCGCCTTCAAATCCTTCATCCTCCAGCCTACCCCTGACCCAAATGGCGAAATCACTTCGGCCAGTGGGTATTACGAGTCGATGTATGGGCGAATTGTCAGCTCATGGAAAATGGACAAAGGAAAGTTGACCTATATCTGCAGCGTACCCCCCAATAGTTCAGCGACATTGTATTTACCCGCTAAAAGCATCAGCCAAATTACCGAATCGGGCCAGTCCATCAGCAAGTGGGCCGGCGTAACTGTCTCCGGCACAAAAGTGATGATTCCTTTGAGTTCTGGGGTATATGAGTTTGTGGTGCAGTAA